The following proteins are co-located in the Anomalospiza imberbis isolate Cuckoo-Finch-1a 21T00152 chromosome 1, ASM3175350v1, whole genome shotgun sequence genome:
- the LOC137473041 gene encoding oxygen-regulated protein 1-like yields the protein MDSSSRSQIFSVSSDKGSSNDNNSNDNNSESSYALDSHNGIGGNRSVIGEDLSVAQYQDDIEKSVHVNQDGSITVEMKVRFKIKEEETIKWTTTVSRAGLSDDKNISICNSSAMNVEDCSSNVNTSDCINPEEAPFLKSCNKEGEDSLQQTNEEVSEKESESDLKTADCNVSEKNNSAGLDVSNVPKENIKPRFYRPPTPGPRRVRQKKAVVESVTLVSEKEVQEKTIGQFSYSEEIENGEKTSEYCMVAHSSRKKSSVSNPNFNEMSENGLLKLSSENIKEEMLFKVSHKSSEIIETTNKKILELPHEDELAQNILEKSAVGQGAYSSLVSASKANISGFMPSSKTYQTARPGTADHIHKSCDIKQIKRSVSSFITYSELCQSKEEIKCQAADLVDVSQDLVHSASAGHNQMKMMAPPRSKSPTEKVNRTTGFFPTATESETQISATTDSVMTTPIENNQPASSLTKKKKKKRKSSSFIEQGTYESQKHQEISGIIRSEGLHITQDSTTDAMDKYSEMPQKKGSEYFVKNNDGSANSDKTIHPEGEFSCQDSVEQNGSSSSNKRKRSNNKKLAKLKLKPGKKSSIISSVKSEDGLMTADSNNEFEHSQDMLNTEKEGTHLMTSSLKQTPNSSKPLSEVPKNLNFEKEKNNLEHFQSKKEKKQNMKKNLGKGVNKKNMLESAITLEALNQEGFQEKIVEHSCENYVQTWLKNSFSNSVLPPIKKREGTVENSNACSSPKENTDASIEKEARFSTNNVHITGKTHLLEDNLTKKPLKPIGKVRISEDSARDSDERQTDYLIHSKTSVLEEAKYLLKSEFHQDSKLHLFHEAHDNDKKMAEVDIQVTNLCQIKRSEVAVQADCTIVNEKIGIEVQNNCMSSMLLHELQSALLGLQKGHSGCIGKSCRFSDLSPAAFGSSSNALLAWLLLLNLRESLIGTITDDMQKNACSCFEIFTQLKCLKQTAAIDQADELKAVFSHLQQSTENNLLHFRKELEKQCSMHENMPTSEIPNDTHLHEHEESVEPCSAMDNVNSEEALKLTGESEICFDIERDLCKEKETLDMTAHKTKLDGLYANTDSNTCSLPSAVETPERKEEIPGSLYEKAQDTSFINEESESSVEPNSTVHSITSNDNNCILDQDTSELEGEKGIVPLSTDKSDKSEDEDVDPESADIDKTPKHQLTLDAETSVEYNNEDYSVQGDKEDAEISEETSERLSTVSPLSFRYESKQITECDMAKEEQKLQVEELENKMCSDTSQLKKCLKSPATSDWSDYRPDTEESDNNFRASSDLTNESGEEALEKHYNTGYVKRTIERLYGKTEASFKPDFHKEFPYMSKVFQADTEGFHSAVGEKIIYFSQESMSCSAEKLSHSSLSSQEYPVKVKKDDNISRRENTPLPTPQSTLNREETSYTNDCLGESPNQHCQPIIQASEDEGILIDKGKWLLKENHLIRRSPPERSGMYGNLDTTSIESDEVPYSHFGNLDQYPTLDEIPSSELEDMVKPPENFCSYFNMPHNSDSDPLQDESNTKGKPSRNGKILPAPNKDKTNPSTMVGSTSTQADTNFPAFSSVEFRLPDNKVHPLEKPSNAVPIQSQPTNVSNVDRSALREEDSLDRLHAICGQHCPILMVTVTPINEEQRGYAYQKASDIENQLGSYLLAKKSKHLEWSGQDLTDKNNHVTLKNNSINKIVSNIFNRFYADNTLDFISNFGTLASSTLKDTNILGELHITENMNANPMEARNCQNSVSKHIPSDLITGTNTELPNGKACQTLTINLIYIVGEKCSPMLTDPEESCHSEIFLRCDTSLNSIERKASENLKNKNAFPTEEDKEEVVCSSTMKSGNSKDEKDL from the coding sequence ATGGACTCTAGCTCAAGATCTCAGATATTCTCAGTTTCTTCTGATAAAGGATCCAGCAATGACAACAACTCAAATGATAACAACTCAGAGTCTTCCTATGCTCTTGACAGCCATAATGGGATAGGAGGAAATCGGTCAGTTATTGGTGAAGACTTATCTGTGGCACAGTATCAAGATGACATTGAAAAATCTGTTCACGTTAATCAAGATGGCAGCATCACAGTGGAAATGAAAGTTCGATTCAAAATTAAAGAGGAAGAAACCATTAAGTGGACAACCACCGTAAGTCGTGCTGGACTTTCTGATGACAAAAATATCTCCATTTGCAATTCTTCTGCAATGAATGTGGAAGACTGCTCATCCAATGTAAATACATCAGACTGTATAAATCCAGAAGAGGCTCCATTTTTAAAGAGCTGCAATAAAGAAGGGGAAGACTCATTACAGCAAACCAATGAGGAAGTGTCAGAAAAAGAATCAGAATCTGATTTGAAAACTGCTGATTGTAATGTCTCTGAGAAGAATAATTCTGCAGGGTTAGATGTAAGCAATGTACCCAAGGAAAATATTAAGCCTCGCTTTTATAGGCCTCCCACCCCTGGGCCAAGGCGTGTTAGACAAAAGAAAGCAGTAGTTGAAAGTGTCACCTTGGTATCTGAGAAAGAGGTTCAAGAGAAGACAATAGGACAGTTTTCCTACAGTGAGGAAATAGAGAATGGAGAAAAAACATCTGAGTATTGCATGGTAGCGCattcaagcagaaaaaaatcaagtgtcAGTAATCCAAATTTTAATGAGATGAGTGAAAATGGTTTATTAAAGCTGTCTTCAGAAAATATAAaggaagaaatgctttttaaagtAAGCCACAAAAGTAGTGAGATAATAGAAACCACAAATAAGAAGATATTAGAATTGCCTCATGAGGATGAATTGGCACAGAACATATTGGAGAAATCAGCTGTGGGACAAGGTGCATACAGTAGTTTAGTGTCAGCCTCCAAAGCTAACATCAGTGGTTTCATGCCATCGTCAAAAACTTATCAGACAGCTAGACCTGGTACAGCAGATCACATCCACAAGTCATGTGatattaaacaaataaaaaggtCAGTGAGTTCTTTCATTACATATTCAGAATTATGTCAgtcaaaagaagaaataaaatgccaAGCTGCTGATTTAGTAGATGTTTCTCAAGATTTAGTGCATTCAGCCAGTGCTGGACATAACCAGATGAAAATGATGGCGCCTCCACGTAGTAAGAGTCCTACTGAGAAAGTAAATCGAACAACTGGATTCTTTCCTACTGCTACTGAAAGCGAGACTCAAATCAGTGCCACAACTGACTCTGTGATGACAACACCCATTGAGAATAACCAGCCTGCATCATCCCTcaccaaaaagaagaagaagaaaagaaaatcatctAGCTTTATAGAGCAAGGTACATATGAAAGTCAAAAGCATCAAGAAATTTCAGGGATAATTAGAAGTGAGGGACTGCATATCACACAGGATTCCACTACAGACGCTATGGATAAATATTCTGAAATGCCTCAGAAAAAAGGATCTGAATATTTTGTAAAAAACAATGATGGGTCTGCCAATTCAGACAAAACCATACATCCTGAAGGTGAGTTCAGTTGCCAGGATTCGGTGGAACAAAATGGATCATCATCatctaataaaagaaaaagaagtaataaCAAGAAGTTAGCCAAGTTAAAATTGAAGCCAGGTAAAAAAAGCAGTATCATTTCATCTGTAAAGAGTGAAGATGGTCTAATGACAGCTGATTCAAACAATGAATTTGAACACAGTCAGGATATGCTTAATACTGAGAAAGAAGGCACACATCTTATGACCAGTTCTTTAAAACAGACCCCTAACTCTTCAAAGCCATTGTCAGAAGTGCCAAAAAATCTTaactttgaaaaagaaaagaataatttgGAACATTTTCAatcaaagaaagagaaaaaacaaaatatgaagaaaaatctAGGTAAAGgtgtaaataagaaaaatatgttaGAGAGTGCCATTACACTAGAGGCTCTAAACCAGGAGGGTTTTCAAGAGAAGATTGTTGAGCATTCATGTGAAAACTACGTCCAAACTTGGCTGAAAAATTCATTCTCAAACTCTGTCTTACCTCCtataaagaaaagagaagggacTGTAGAGAATAGCAATGCCTGTTCTTCTCCTAAAGAAAATACTGATGCCTCTATAGAAAAAGAAGCTAGATTTAGCACAAATAATGTGCATATAACTGGAAAAACACATCTACTTGAAGATAATCTAACAAAAAAACCATTAAAGCCTATTGGTAAAGTGAGAATTTCAGAAGACTCAGCCAGAGATTCAGATGAAAGACAAACTGACTATTTGATTCATTCTAAGACATCTGTACTAGAAGAAGCCAAGTATTTACTAAAGTCGGAATTTCATCAGGATAGTAAGCTGCATTTGTTTCATGAAGCACATGACAATGATAAAAAGATGGCAGAAGTTGATATTCAAGTTACCAACCTATGTCAAATAAAAAGATCTGAAGTTGCTGTTCAAGCTGACTGCACAATTGTTAATGAGAAAATTGGAATTGAAGTTCAGAATAATTGCATGTCTAGCATGTTGCTGCATGAACTTCAATCAGCTTTGCTTGGTCTGCAGAAAGGACATAGTGGATGCATTGGAAAATCTTGCAGGTTTTCGGATCTTTCTCCTGCAGCTTTTGGTTCTTCCTCCAATGCCCTCCTAGCTTGGCTACTTTTACTGAATCTGAGAGAGAGTTTGATTGGGACAATCACAGATGATATGCAAAAAAATGCCTGTAgctgttttgaaatatttacacAGTTAAAATGTCTGAAACAAACTGCAGCTATAGATCAAGCTGATGAGCTGAAGGCTGTCTTCTCACATCTCCAACAATCAACAGAAAATAACTTATTACACTTTAGGAAGGAACTTGAAAAGCAATGCTCCATGCATGAGAATATGCCCACGTCTGAAATTCCTAATGATACACATTTGCATGAACATGAAGAATCAGTTGAGCCTTGTAGTGCAATGGACAACGTCAATTCTGAAGAAGCTCTAAAATTAACTGGGGAATCAGAAATCTGTTTTGATATAGAGAGGGATCtttgtaaagaaaaagagaCTTTAGACATGACTGCTCACAAAACAAAATTAGATGGTCTATATGCCAATACTGATTCAAATACCTGTAGCCTTCCATCAGCTGTAGAGacaccagaaagaaaagaagaaataccTGGTAGCCTATATGAAAAAGCTCAAGATACATCATTCATTAATGAAGAGTCAGAATCTTCAGTAGAACCTAACTCTACAGTTCATAGCATAACTTCTAATGATAACAATTGTATTTTAGATCAGGATACCTCTGAGTTAGAAGGTGAAAAAGGCATTGTACCTCTAAGTACTGATAAAAGTGATAAAAGTGAAGATGAGGATGTTGATCCAGAGTCAGCAGATATTgacaaaacaccaaaacaccAACTTACACTAGATGCTGAAACCTCTGTAGAATATAATAATGAGGATTATTCTGTACAGGGTGACAAAGAAGATGCAGAAATATCCGAGGAAACCTCTGAGAGGTTATCTACAGTCTCTCCATTATCATTTCGTTATGAATCAAAGCAAATTACAGAATGTGACATGGCCAAAGAAGAACAGAAATTGCAAGTAGAAGAACTGGAGAATAAAATGTGTTCTGACAcctctcaattaaaaaaatgcttaaaaagtCCTGCTACTTCAGACTGGTCAGATTACAGACCAGATACTGAAGAGAGTGATAATAACTTTAGGGCATCCAGTGACTTGACCAATGAAAGTGGGGAGGAAGCACTTGAAAAACATTATAATACTGGCTATGTAAAGAGAACTATTGAAAGACTCTATGGCAAGACAGAAGCTTCATTTAAGCCCGACTTTCACAAAGAATTTCCTTATATGTCAAAAGTATTTCAAGCAGATACTGAAGGATTCCACTCTGCAGtgggagaaaaaataatttatttttctcaagaATCTATGTCTTGTTCTGCAGAGAAATTGTCGCACTCCTCATTATCATCACAAGAATATCCAGTCAAAGTAAAAAAAGATGACAATATATCAAGAAGAGAAAATACTCCTTTACCAACACCACAATCTACTCTTAACAGAGAAGAGACAAGTTATACTAATGACTGTTTAGGGGAATCTCCAAATCAACATTGTCAACCTATCATTCAGGCTAGTGAAGATGAAGGAATATTGATAGATAAAGGCAAATGGCTTCTGAAAGAAAATCATTTGATAAGAAGATCACCACCTGAACGGAGTGGAATGTATGGTAATTTGGATACAACATCAATTGAAAGTGATGAAGTCCCATACTCTCACTTTGGCAACCTGGATCAGTACCCCACCCTTGATGAGATCCCTTCTTCAGAACTTGAAGACATGGTAAAACCCCCTGAAAATTTTTGCAGCTACTTCAATATGCCTCATAATAGTGATTCAGACCCCTTGCAGGATGAGTCAAATACAAAAGGCAAACCTAGTCGCAATGGTAAGATCCTTCCTGCACCAAACAAAGACAAGACCAATCCATCAACCATGGTAGGTTCTACTTCCACACAGGCTGACACCAATTTTCCAGCCTTTTCATCTGTAGAATTTAGATTGCCTGATAACAAGGTGCATCCATTGGAAAAGCCTTCAAATGCTGTACCCATACAGTCTCAGCCAACAAATGTTAGTAATGTTGATAGAAGTGCTCTTCGTGAAGAAGATTCTCTGGATAGACTCCATGCGATATGTGGCCAACATTGTCCAATACTGATGGTAACAGTAACACCAATTAATGAGGAACAGAGAGGATATGCCTACCAAAAGGCATCTGATATTGAGAACCAGCTGGGTTCATATTTGTTGGCCAAAAAGAGCAAACATTTAGAATGGTCAGGTCAAGACCTGACAGACAAGAATAATCATGTGACTTTGAAGAATAACTCTATCAATAAGATTGTCAGTAATATCTTTAATAGGTTTTATGCTGATAACACCTTAGATTTTATTAGTAATTTTGGGACACTTGCATCCTCAACTTTGAAAGACACAAATATTTTAGGGGAGTTACATATTACAGAGAATATGAATGCAAACCCCATGGAAGCCAGAAATTGTCAAAATAGTGTATCCAAACATATACCCAGTGATCTTATCACAGGCACAAATACTGAGCTACCCAATGGAAAGGCATGTCAAACCTTAacaataaatttaatttatattgtTGGAGAAAAATGTTCTCCCATGTTGACAGATCCAGAAGAAAGCTGtcattctgaaatatttctgaggTGTGACACTTCCTTAAATAGCATTGAACGTAAAGCctctgaaaatctgaaaaacaaaaatgcctTTCCTAcagaagaagacaaagaagaagTAGTTTGCTCTTCTACAATGAAAAGTGGGAACAGTAAAGATGAGAAAGACTTGTAA